A genomic segment from Gavia stellata isolate bGavSte3 chromosome 4, bGavSte3.hap2, whole genome shotgun sequence encodes:
- the LOC104257729 gene encoding histone H2B 5, whose amino-acid sequence MPEPAKSTSAPKKGSKKAVTKTQKKGDKKRHKSRKESYSIYVYKVLKQVHPDTGISSKAMGIMNSFVNDIFERIAGEASRLAHYNKRSTITSREIQTAVRLLLPGELAKHAVSEGTKAVTKYTSSK is encoded by the coding sequence ATGCCGGAGCCAGCGAAGTCCACCTCTGCCCCCAAAAAGGGCTCCAAGAAGGCTGTGACAAAGACCCAGAAGAAGGGCGATAAGAAGAGACACAAGAGCAGGAAAGAAAGCTACTCCATCTACGTCTACAAGGTGCTGAAGCAGGTCCACCCCGACACCGGCATCTCCTCCAAGGCCATGGGCATCATGAACTCCTTTGTCAACGACATCTTTGAGCGCATCGCTGGAGAAGCCTCCCGCCTGGCCCATTACAACAAGCGCTCCACCATCACCTCGCGGGAGATTCAGACAGCCGTGCgcctgctgctcccaggagagCTGGCCAAGCACGCCGTCTCGGAGGGCACCAAGGCCGTCACCAAGTACACAAGCTCCAAGTAG